The DNA segment gcataaataaatacaatttgatGCTTAAAATGgacttaaattaaaatgaaattatttctaCAACCTCATTTATTCATGTAGTTCATTCCTGTATTCATTTCAAAACAGGCATCTGTTTTGGATCACTTTGATGAGGATAAACCAGGAAAAGGTCTTTTCAcacagctgttatttttttttgctgataacGGTGAACGCAGAGGAAGGGTGAGAAAACATGAGAGAGATAAGAGACTGAGAGTTCAGTCTCGTTGCTGTTGATTTTTGGGATTAATGTTTTGAGAGAGGACGGGGATTTAGAGTCAGAACTGCCTGCGTCAGGACAGGAAGAGTCTGCTGGCCGACGATATTAAAAGTATTAAGTTGtattgaaatgaatgaaataatttcagaatggaagttttattttgcttctgttgcctttaaatggagtctggtgggtttggcgaaGGCGATTTTGGGGCTTTTTCGTGTTAAAAtcaggatcttactctttaacaaaaaaagtctatctctgtagggatccttttatatgttttcagacacctataataataatctgagcctgtcagtggcaaaaccaaacatttttgtGGACCTAAATTAATGGTGCTGAAACAGGGAAAGCTGTACTTTACTCATTCAAAGACAAAGTGAGCATTAATCTGTTTTGGCAAGTCTAAAATTACACCAGAATATAGCTCCATAGCAGTTACATCActagtttaaataaaaagttcagTCTTCAGTCCTCTGGTTtaggaaaaagagaagaaaagacgGTTCTTTAGGCCTTTGTTTcctttgtattttaaatatttttttaatagaaaaagaaaattaagtggCATTTCTATTCTTTACATTCCATTTCTGACCCCGAAAACAAAAATAgctagttttatatttttcatttttggatttttgaaatgaaattattatttttttttctcttattcagAAAGGAAAAATTCAAAACCAAATTGTAGACAGACctataattttgtaaaatgaattccttttattaatattattattactattactattattattgttaaagcCAAGGAAAAACTATTCTTATACTCaggattacatatttaaaattatgttacagatttattatagtttaagcactttttccacgtcatttcttctttttattattatttattatttattattattattgttattattgtgtaTGGTATTGAGCCTGTCAAATGAGAGGGAGTTTTAACTGAACAGCGTTACAGCTGATAatcatctcacacacactcacacagcagcacGTGTGTTCCCTCTGCGCCTCCTTCGCATGCATGTTCATGCAAACACGCATCACATAAACACTGACGCACATACAGCAGCTCTCCTCAATCTCCTGCTCTTGTCCTGATCTAACAGAGCATGGAGTctgcgcgcacgcacacacacacacacacacacacacacacacacacacacacacacacacacacacacacacacacacacacacacacacacacaacacacacacattgtctgATTCCCATCGGCGGTCTTTCTATAGCCAATAGTTCCTGATTATCACAACGCAGAGGTCTCAGGGCCAAAACAATTCAAACAGTGCGCGCACACAAGGCAGCATCCTGCGATAGAAGCACTATCAGCACCTGACACCtcgaaaacaggaaaaaacccAGCAGGAGCGCAGATGTGTCGGGGTGTTCAGGGGAGGAGCGTGAAGCAGCTATATATCCCTGCAGACAGAGACCTCCACTTCAGTCCGCTGAGAGAGGGACAGCCCCCGTCATGTCCTACTATGAGGTGAGGATGTCACTCACGTGGGAAACTTTTACGCACATTAACAAATCTGAAttcatttttctcttcctcccgCCCGTAATAATCACCTTTATCTCCACAGCATATCGTCTTTGACTACGACCTCAATGACACCGGTTCGGGTTCCGGTTCTGGGGACCTCGGGGGGGGATCTGGAGGAGCCGTGTGACGTGGAGCACGTGATGACCGCTGAGCTTCAGCAGGTCTTTTTGCCCGTCGTTTACGCGCTCTCATCTTCATCCTGGGCATCACCGGAAACGGCCTGGTCGTCATCGTGCTCGGCTGCCAGCGCAGGTGAGAAGATGTTTGATGGATCAGTTTGTGTCTGTGATAAGAACCAATAAGTAGTGATAGAAGtatgtaaaagtactaataccacgctgtgaaaatactcttttacaagtaaaagttggAAATGTTACTTAAAAGTAAGTGAGtgtaatcagcaaaatgtgctttaagtatttaaagtgcccaatgcagaaaaatctaaaaaaaaaaaacaaactaaactcaccaaaactttaaaatatataaaaacatcacaaaactaAAAGtatccaatgcagaaaaatgtaaaaacaaaaattttaatttattaattataaattagaaaataaccaaaatatctaaaaattattagaaaaaaatcacaaaactcaGAATTCAATacggaaaaataaaataaaaaaagatttacatttttacaaaaaagttaCAGATAATTGGCATTTAGTTTTCTCAGTCAGCTAATTCATTAATCAACTAACTATTTCAGCTCTGAAcaaacttttttgtaattttatatataacaaattatcataatttatacacacttgtgttttttgcgCAAAGAGGTAATacaatgctgtaaaaaaaatactctaatACAAATTAAAACCCTCTATTGACAATATTATCTAAATGAAAACAAGTCAGtataatcagcaaaatatacttaaagtattcaaagtaaaagtacctagtacagaaaaatcttaaaaaacaaacaaaacacgtCTACATTGGCGTCAAgtgttttaaatctttaaagaaattattttgctATTAAATTTCTGTCAGTCAGCGAACTGattaatcagctcatcatttCAGCTTTACTCGTATAAATATTTGAGAATTttattaataacaaaacatattttataaactcttaaGTGTGTTTATCTAattatgtttaatgttgttttttcctcaaaatgcaCATACAGAATTATCATTCTgaacaaatatgcacacacacacacatttatacacacacagtaaaagaaaaaaacaggatgtcAGAGATGTTGTTGTAGATGTAAACGGTGATATCAAGTATCAGTTATGACTTTATCTTGATAATATCGTCTGTTAAGGGCTCGAAGTAATGAGGCAGAAGTCGCATCTGTAAAACTTTGGAcagaatttggaatatttttgaaaacagttaACAAACtcctatttttttatgcaaaatcttaatttgtaaaatgacTAAAGCGTTCAGATGaatgtagtgaaataaaaagtgcaatatttccctctgagatgtagtaGAGTCACAGTAtgaagtggcatgaaaagaggATACTAAAGTACAAGTATGTGTGTTGGTCGTCAGGTCAAAGTGCAGCCTCACTGATCGGTACCGCCTCCATCTCTCCGCCGCTGACCTCCTCTTTGTTCTGGCGCTGCCGTTCTGGGCCGTGGACTCAGCTCTGGCCGACTGGCGCTTCGGAGCGGTCGCCTGCGTCGGTGTGCACGTTATCTACACGGTCAACCTGTACGGCAGCGTGCTCATCCTGGCATTTATCAGCCTGGACCGCTACCTGGCGGTGGTGCGAGCCACGGACACCAACACCGGCGGGCTGAGGCAGCTGCTGGCGCACAAACTGGTTTATGTGGGTGAGTGTTGAAGCATTTTTATGGATTTGTACGGTCATGAAAATCTTGAAAAAGAATTtgcaattttgcatttttcaggcctggaaaagagTTGGAAAACTAAACGTaccttgaaagttttggaaaagtaatttctggtgatttttgaggggggaaaaaatcaccaaaatcttttaaaatttgccaaaaatctttaaagaaaaaaaaatcttttctttaaaattcgccaaaaaatgtaaaagaaagaaCAATCATctaaatcttttctttaaaatgaaaaaagaatttttaaagaaaaaaagtcgccaaaaaaacaaaacaaaatcttttcttcaaaaaagaaaaaccaatcaccaaaaatgttcaaaatgggaaaaaaaacccatcaaaatcttttcattaaaaaatccccccaaaaaattaaagaaaaaatattgccaaTTTGTCTCTTTAAATTATGGTAAGAtttaagtaaaaattaataaaaaatacagccatttgaGGTCGTATGCTCCTCCCCTAAAGCCACAATCAAATGTCCTTCCTAAATgctcaaaaaattatttgacatgtctcCCACGGTTTGTAGCATCGCCTTTCTTTCTGTATTGTTTGCATCTCGTCCCCCCGAGTCTCTTATGtctcctcctcgtctctccCTGCAGGCGCCTGGTTGCCCGCCGGCCTCCTGGCAGTGCCGGACCTGATCTACGCCCGGACTCAGGAGGGGGGCGAGGGGGCCACTCTGTGCCAGCGGTTCTACCCAGCAGACAACGCCCCGATCTGGGTCGCAGTCTTCCACCTCCAGCTGGTCCTGGTGGGTCTGGTGATCCCGGGTCTGGTGCTCCTGGTGTGTTACTGCGTCATCGTCACCAGGCTGACCCGGGGCCCTCTGGGGGGCCAGAGGCAGAAGCGGCGAGCCGTCAGGACCACCATCGCGTTGGTCCTTTGCTTCTTCGTGTGCTGGCTGCCGTACGGAGCCGGCATCTCCGTGGACGCTCTGCTGCGCCTGGAGGTGCTGCCGCGCGGGCTGCGGCCTGGAGGCCGTGCTGGGCGTGTGTGGCTGGCGGTGGCTGAGCCCATGGCGTTCGCACACTGCTGCCTGAACCCGCTGCTGTACGCCTTCCTGGGGGCCGGGTTCAAGAGTTCAGCCCGCAGAGCCCTCACCCTGAGCCGAGCCTCCAGTTTGAAGATTTTACCCCGGAGACGCCCGGGCGCGCCTCCACCACCACAGAGTCCGAGTCCTCCAGTTTACATTCCAGCTAGTGTCTGCCTGTGCTGtatatacagggttcccacgctcatggaaaacctggaaaagtcatggaatttcacaatcgctttttccaggccttgaagaGTCATAGAAGTAGTAAAAACcaaagaaactttcaaaaaacatcatgtttaagtgttttagcctatataataaatcaaattacattaatgtagcataacagtgaatttattttctgtagaaaatatgcctttaaaaggtgtgtttttttgtttttttttattttggctttttttttcttctttttttattattttttggctatttttatagaaaatgtaaacgtttttgcatatttgtttcttttttttaaatttttgtaatttggcaatttttttcttttttagtttttgttgagttttataGGAAACctaaacatttttagaaattttttgtatttttttttagaaaaaccttttggtgatttttttgttaaaaaccttaaaattctggggcaaatttttttttttcctaaaatttttaaaaggtgtgcttttaaaaaatttgcCAGAATGACACCGTTTAATGTAGCCAAAGTcttgaaaaacagcagttaCTGTTggattttgacaattttaacagtttttgaaCCCCTCATGTGAGATGCTGAGATTATGTttgaataaacataaaaaacatcgcttgaaaagtcctggaaaagttttgaaatgtagtCTAAGAGAATGCGTGCGGAccctgtatatatgtgtatatactgtgtatatgtatgtgtgtgtgtgtttggtgtttgaGAAGAAGCAGTCTGCTGGCCCACGACTCGTCTTCTCCCTCACTGTGAAATGTGTCTCCTGTAAATACTGTTGGTAAATCTGTGcgattgttttttactgttgatatttttaataaaataaacaaatacccATATTTGTCAGAAGGCTTTTGTCTCGTGACACAAGTTTCTTGCTTCCTGAGTGAAACTGTGACTTTCTGCTGAGTAATTGAACCTCTCAGCCACAACCAAACCCACAAAGTTTCCTGAGTGTGTTTGATAAATATCAGGCCCAAAATTTCATCTACCAGCAGGCTAATGAGGCGGTAGATGAAAGCGTCTCAgcttcatcacaaaaaaaataacacattaaagaAGAGACAGGAAATGTGGAAAAGGAAGAAACAAGTCTGAAGCAAATCTGTTTGGTCACATAAACAGTTTAAACGTCTGCAAACGGACCAAATCTGCAAAATCAAGATTGTCGTTTTGGAAAcgttttactttgtgttttgtgtgtttgagctgttttttttttttttttgcagacaaaGTCTTTGGGGGGAAAAGGTGTGGAAATTTTTTCGTCATTGTGGCTCTAATCTTTATCATAATCAGCTCGTCTGTGCTGATTCATGATCGCTCGTCCGTCTGAGTCCACTGATCCGGAGCGtggatgcacaaaaaaaacgttcttttgaaaaatcaaactgcctttttgaaaatgtgacacGGTGCAATAAGCCGGTTCTGTGTGTCTGATGAGTCACACGAGTGCGTCAgcgattgtgtgtttgtgtgtcgctgttttttttttgggagagtACAGATTTATGCTGATGATATAAACAGTTTGCTGCTTCTACGTGAGAGAAAAGGGAGCAAGAAACGGTCAAGAGGGCCTTTTTTCCAGcgcttcaacacacacacacacacacacacacacacacacacaacagtgcTTGCTTCCCACAAACCTACTTCCACTTGGAAGTGAGAAACAGAAGCTGGAAGTTTACTGTGTCCTGTTTCCTGGAGCAGAGAGGTGTGAGAAAGATGAAAGAAGGATACAGTAACTCAGCTTCACAATAAACTGCAGCATCAGTGCATCCTCTCAGAAACATACGCGGCTTCATATACACAGAAACGTTTGTggagtcatttttatttattatttttttaacgcAGAAGAAAAACGCActttttcatatgttttccTCGTCTcttgtcctctgtctctctctgtcacacaaacacaattctCTCTTCTATTCATAGTGCGTTCAAAACAGGAAAGACTTCCTGCGGCTCATTTTAGGAAAAACACGCAGCTAAAACAATCAAACAGCCGAGACGCAGCAAGTCAGCACTCACCAACACACCGAGAGCTGCTGCAGAATTAAtcgctttaaccctttgaaacctttcttttgctgcattcggACGTCtgtcaaaagcatttaaatctttgatatgtgacaaaaaaaaagatttctttggGGGAAAAGGGCAGTGAGCCgcttggtgagaaatgtcccacaaattgcaagaaataacttaaacatgacaagaaaattacctgaaattttgcGTAAAAGAAcattaagaaaattataaagATATAATTTTATagttaaaatcatgttacaaaaaaatacaaatgttattttactggattttaatatttagagttttttttcttattttttcttttcctttgttattttttgaggttatttacattttaatatcttgatcatttttggtccatttctgaagttgttcattgtcttcttGCCACattttcaagccaatttgctcaggtttcaaagggttaatcacctTGCTTAACCAGCTCataattttacagttattttattgttttttgcttcatttatctgttgttattgttttgggaagcactttgtaacatcTGTTTAGAAAAGTGAggcataaataaatgtattattattaacaatattaTTGAATGTATggtggagtaatggcatcctgagcagagaaagaagtcatgctgcgtgtgtgtgcgtgtgtgtgtgtgtgtgttgtagtctgagcttttctgttctttgtttCGGTAGACGGTCCAGCTGAGTCCCTCCAATCGTGTCCCACTGAGGAGCTCATCGCCTCCACTCTGCACTGCGCTCATTTGGTGGTTAGtgctgtacgtgtgtgtgtttgtttgtgtgtgtgtgtgtgtgtgtgtgtgtgtgtgtggtcatttccttgttcattgttttttttatttccttgataattttctgttaatttgcaaatttttcagtcatttatttgttaagTAGCATCATtggcttcttcccatgtttttttttaaatgaagaaattaagccaatgtgatctgttttaaagggttaactgtctGCTGCGTCATTTTAAAGGTGGGGTCTGCGTGTAAACCAGGTGTACCCCGTTTCTCTCAGTTTGGATGAGAGCAGTCATGAACCTCAGTCACTGTTTCAGGGGCACCAAAACAACGTGCGTGCGTCACCGTGTGAatacaaacacagcaggaaacGCCTCTTTTCAAATCTTCGTCCCTCTTCTCTTTCATATCCTGCTGCTCTTACAAGTGTTTGTTCCCATCGTCTTGTTTTCCGACACAAATCATCAAGGTTTCCATCGCTGCAAACACACTGGTTTGGTGCACGCTGCATGActagatttagatttagattttttttagatgggatttatttttttaaattatttttcttgcacaatttaaaatactcaaaatgacaaacaaacaaaaacaaaatacacagtgCAGTATGTATggattaataattataaaattaaaaacccaaAGTCTTTAGATTGCACCATAAATTGGAACtgctttaataaataaaaataaatggaaatttaaatctctgaaacatGAGCATCTGTTTGATTtgaacaacatgaaaacataaaaacatgaaaaaagacagtTGCTAGAAATTGGTataaggtgaaaagaaaatgtgtttttaaagaaagcagatgattagaaaaatattttttaaatgataaaatgtccAAACTATAATTATGATTACTGTGTTAttgttttcatatatttaaaaaaaacaagaaaaagttatataaaataaaaaatatagaaaaatgtaaaatgtgttatttgtaaaatatatgtatatataaataaagaaaaatctatCACAAAAATTGATCACATTACAGAGgcaaatgtaatataaaaaaaggctCCTCATCAACCTTGATGACACTTGAACTCTTCTgacgtgtgcgcgtgtgtgtttgcgcgcgcgtgtgcgtgcgtgcgtgcgctcACAGATGGTCAGGTGGCCTCATATTGAGACGCGCTGAGTTTCCTGCTGCTGAACAATGGTGGGAAAAGCAGAGGTCAggacaaaaggagaaaataaagacgGAGCGAGAGAAGCTGGTCTGCGTCCAAATGGCCCGCGATGACTTCCTGCTCTGTTCCTGGTGGATTCACACAATGTGACAGGTGAAACCAATAGCCCGCCGGAGTGTTTGTATTGACCTCCGCAGGTGGAGACGTGAGAATGATGTGGGAGCAGAAATAGACATTAATGGAATAATAGAGGAGAAATCGGTGTTTGTTGCTCACAGATGGTGCTGGGACTGAAAACCTGCAGAGGCGGACTGCACCACTTTGCTGAGTTCCTCGTCTTTGTGCTGATCATTTTTGGccaatctctataaacagatatctgcatatgaatgcacataaattatatttttataaagctagtaaaaaagcttaattttaaGACTAATCATGATAATTTTTATAATGCACTTTTCCAGAGTTACAAAGTGCCTGAAGAAGTTGATcccagatttctttttttgttccctttattgagttttcaaaatatacagttATACAAGATAAATTATACAAAATCAACATGCGTAGAAAGATCCCATTAACCCCCCCACCCTGATAGGCTActactgttaaaaaacaaagcagtaacaacgatacaaacacacaaaattacacaaacaatgcataaataaatagttgATCCCAGAGTTTAAACGTTGCAGGatttaagcaaaataaatcagccaatgtgaagaaaaacaaataaaacacagccaTAACATAAATACCAGATATGAAGCGTATAAGCAAAGCTGGCGGCTCAGTGCCCAAAAGATTACACTGCGGCatataaaatcagacaaaaactGCAATACCTGGTGACAGTATAacaattatgaaataaaattaggattaaaaaaaaaaagatgggtcTTAAAATTGCATTCTGCCCCATTTGAGCTTCACCTGCCATCcaaatgtgattggtcagtCCTACTCAGACTGAATATGGAGTACAAAATGCTGGGGGGGTCAGATACCAAAATCCTATTGTTGCCAACAGAATCTGTGTATATACATTATATGGTGTACTCTGTATACACAGTATATTAatgaaatgttgtttaaaaaagagcagaaccaaaaaaacaaacaaagaccaTACAGGTCTTTACAGTATTCGACTGAGGAAGCTACGCTGATAATAAAGCTTTGTTGGTTACCAAATACTGGACTTTGGAAGAAGTTATAATACTAGTTAAAAACTATAATATATCAAACTATATTGTTCACAGTATCAAATTGACAATGTACATGTAATACAAAGTTTAATACCAAATATATAGTAAAAAGTCACATgcttgcaacaaaaaaagaaaacactgtataCGTGTATATAGTTACACGAGTGTTTTCTGCCCCACAGTGGTCAGAGTTAGTACTTCAGGGACGTTActgttgttaaccctttaaaccttcATCAGTACTATCCTTCCTGTGCTGTGCCCTAAAACATGtgacaggtatttaaacctctgaaacctgagaaaatgactttgatttcttttgaaaacatgggggcaAAAGGCAACAACTTTGCAGAagaatgtcccacaaattgaaaaaatgggggtattattaattaatgaatgaatgaatgaattattgtctgtcttgcttttactgattttgtttttatttattctggatgttttaatgactttaattgACGTTGGTTTTGTCTCTGTTAAGCGCTctataaaatatgttatttattattattaatattatcattattattaaatatatacaaaatgtagggaaaattatattcatgattcttataataatatgtttaaaattatggtataaaaatgttgtatttttagcttcttaaggttattttcttttttggttctGGCTTTTAGTTTtcctattattatttattaaacaataaacaacttTTCATTAATATCTTGCTGATCTGCCTGGTGTCAGTGTGAGTGTAAATCGTTATATTTCTTGAATTTCTAGcgttattttttaaactcaaaatgAAACCTTTATTATTTCGAAGCGGtgattttatctttattatgtTTACGAGTCAAATTTTAATACATAATTATTTGACAGAGACACGCGCACAGACACCGGTAGAACAAAGCttacgtttcttttttttatacgtCTGTTGATCATTTTTTCTCTGAACTTTATTGATCTGAAAAACGGGAAGCATTTCGCGGGAAAAATCAGAAGCGCATTGCGTCACTTTGACATTCTCACTCCTGATTGGCTACAACTCAGAGAACGTTCGCATACCGTCACCGATTGGTCGAAAGTGGCGCGCCAAAGATCACGTGTCCCTCTTTTCGCGCGAAACTGGCAGTGTGTTCTGTAAGCTCCGCAGCGTGCAGCGTGTCTCCGGTGATCTGCGGCTCGGCTCTTGTTTCTTACCGGTTTTTGGATCTTTTGTTCCCGTTAACGGAGTTTTCAGGATGGATGTGGCCACAGCGACCGCGGAGAACGTCGGGGAGATCGTGAAGGACGAGTTGGCGGAAAAATGTCAGAAGTTATTTCAGGCTTTTCTGGAGGAGTAAGTCCGGCTGCAGCAGGCGTCTTTGTGTTGTTGTCGGCCCAAACTGCCTGTGCACGAGATGATCGTTTTTTAAACGTTATTTAACCGTTACAGAGCATCCAGAGCGGTGTCGATCAGCTGTTAGAGCTCATGTATGAtatgcatttattgtttttgtgtaggTTTCAGACCGGGGACGGGGAGGTGAAGTATGTCCGGGAGGCCGAGGAGCTGATCCGGCCTGAGAGGAACACTCTGCTCGTGAGCTTCACTGATCTGGAGGGCTTCAACCAGGAGCTCGCGACCACCATCCAGGAGGAGTACTACAGGTGAGTACCACACCTGCTCATTAACTCTCTGTTTACCTTACAGTTTGCTCTCTAACCACAGTGCTGCAGTTACTTTAACTGTAACGTGTTTTCACCGGAACAGCTGATTTTCTATCATCTCATACCCCGAGTGTCGATGAATAActgcagaaatacaaaatatataatatatatacaaatactGTATAATACTTAACACTAAACTtgagcacctttaaaaacaaaaacatggaaataaggcagtgagcaacttaacgagaaattacctgaaaataagaagaaacaaataaataaaaaacaactaattattAACAAGCAACTTAGCAAGAGATGTgtcgcaaattgcaagaaattaggagaagaaaatgaattgaaaaattaaaaatgtagaaatgtaaaaacaaaaggagagaaagCAAGAGACATGGAGAAAGAAAAGTATTAGTAACTATTTAGGTTAATTAAATGTTCATTTAGTACctttttcaaactttattattattattattttgcaatgtttctttaaatttttgtgtgatcatatttaggtaattttcttgtaactttttactaattacttgctaattttgtggtaatttcttgtgaagttgctcatttccttccttacatgtttttgaaagaaatgaagccggTTTGTTCAGGTTTCCAGGGGTTGAGTTAAAAAACGTAAATTCAAAAGAAAGGAGCACTATGCAAATATATAAACGTATATAAACTTTTTCCCAtatcagaatttaaaatatatagatCTGATCATTATATagtttcttgacattttttactgCATTGATCACGTGTAGTGCGTGCTGAAATACTGTATTGATCACGTGACGTCACATTTGTACTAACCAGCTTAGGGACGACAGACGGAAATTAGATCATAAACTAACTCGGGCACATTTATGTGGAAGTGCAAACTGAAACGTTAATTATTGTCTGTCCCCGCAAATTCAgctaatgaataaaataaacaaccagCAGGTGCATTCTCATCCGTGTGCTGACATGAAGGATTGTGTTTGCAGAGTTTACCCCTTCCTCTGTCGGGCGGTGCGCAACTTTGCTCGGGATCATGGGAACGTTCCTCTAAACAAAGAGTTCTACGTGGCGCTCGAGGATCTGCCGACAAGACACAAGTACGtgtgacacaaaaaaacctccATATGTGTGCACGCACTTTCAGTCAGTCTGTTTGCTTTATTTGCATCATATACTGTGAATTCATATAATATACTATGTATACTGTAATATATACTGCAGTATTCTCAGTAGACGTTACATAGTGGCTGCAGTGTGttctttt comes from the Plectropomus leopardus isolate mb chromosome 12, YSFRI_Pleo_2.0, whole genome shotgun sequence genome and includes:
- the LOC121951604 gene encoding LOW QUALITY PROTEIN: C-X-C chemokine receptor type 4-like (The sequence of the model RefSeq protein was modified relative to this genomic sequence to represent the inferred CDS: inserted 1 base in 1 codon; deleted 3 bases in 2 codons), which encodes MSYYEHIVFDYDLNDTGSGSGSGDLGGDLEEPCDVEHVMTAELQQVFLPVVYALIFILGITGNGLVVIVLGCQRRSKCSLTDRYRLHLSAADLLFVLALPFWAVDSALADWRFGAVACVGVHVIYTVNLYGSVLILAFISLDRYLAVVRATDTNTGGLRQLLAHKLVYVGAWLPAGLLAVPDLIYARTQEGGEGATLCQRFYPADNAPIWVAVFHLQLVLVGLVIPGLVLLVCYCVIVTRLTRGPLGGQRQKRRAVRTTIALVLCFFVCWLPYGAGISVDALLRLEVLPRGLRPGGRAGRVWLAVAEPMAFAHCCLNPLLYAFLGAGFKSSARRALTLSRASSLKILPRRRXGRASTTTESESSSLHSS